The DNA region TCAACCTGAGGACATTTCTTGCCCATCAGGTTCAAAATAACAGGCTCGTTGTCGAAAAAATAAACTTTGGCGTAGTTTTGGCGGGCGTCTGCCAAAAACCAATCGGTTTTGTATTCAGCATCGTCCATGGCTTTGTCGGGTTTGACGTACAGGATGGCTTGCTCATTGAGTGGCAAATTCCACTGTTTTAGCTGTGCCGTGGTGCCCGGCTCCATACGGTGGACATCCCGTCCTGTCAGGTAGGCGATATCCGCACCCATTTTTAAAACGGTTTGGACATATTCAATGGCGCCGTCGATGGGCTTGTCATATTTCAAATAATCATTGGAGAAGAAGTGGCTTTTCCAATACTGCATCACTGCGTCCTGAAAAGCCGGATGGTGTCCATCCAGCCCCGCTCGTTGCAGGGCATTTGTAAATCCCCAGTCCGTGTGAGCCATTTTGATTTGTCCAAAAAGAGCCACCTGATCCGGGAAAAGTTTTTGATTTTGGGGATCGGCAGCAAAGTCTTTCAGAATCATTTCAATGCGAGGGCTGACGTCGAACAATGTTGAATCCAAATCAAAAACCACAAGGCATTTCTTGCCTTGTGAAACCAGTGTTTGAATATTGACAAGGATTTGATCGATCATGGGGTCATCGTAGCTGTTGGGGTCCAGTTAAGGCAAAGACTTTGTTAACAGGGAAGAGGTCCTTTACTAGAATATTCGTGGAGGGTTCATGAACCTTTTTTCAACCTGCACGTTATTGATTCTTTCCCTGGCCTTTACGGGCTGCAACTTTAAAAAAGCTGCTTTGGGAACCGCTGAAAATCCGATCAAATTTCACCTCGTTCCGTCTGTGGATGCAAAGGTGCTCGCTGATAATTCCAAGCTTCTGAAAGAGTATCTGGAAAAATCAACGCCTTACAAATTTCAGATCACGGTGCCCCAGTCTTTTGTGGCAGTTGTTGAGTCCTTCGGCACAAGTCGTGCGGATGTGGCGACAATTAACACCTATGGATACTATATGGCGCACAAGTCCTATGGAGTCGAAGCGCGACTGACAGTAATTCGTTATGGCCTGGGGACGTATCAGTCACAACTACTGGCAGGAAGTAAAAGCGGGATTAAAACACTTAAGGACTTCAATGGAAAAAAAATGGCCTTTGTTGATCCGGCATCGACTTCGGGATACCTGCTTCCGCTGAAAACATTAAGGGATAAAAAGATTGAACCCAAGGAAGTTGTATTCGCGATGAACCATGATGCGGTCGTGTCGATGATCTATCAGGGACAGGTTGACGGAGGGGCTACATATTACAGTCCTCCGCAGGATGGCAAGATCGAAGACGCCCGACGACTGGTGAAGCTGCAATACCCTGATGTCGAGGAAAAAGTAAAAATCATCGAGTTGTCAGAGCCCATTCCCAATGATCCGATCGTGTTCCGCAAAGATATGCCTGAAGAGATGAAAGAAAAAATAGTCGACGTTCTTTTGCAATGGGTGGCGACACCGGAAGGAAGAAAATCTTTGGACCTGATGTTGGGTGCGACCAATTTAAAAAAAGCGACAGATGCCGACTACGACAGCGTTCGCGAAATGCTGAAGCAGATGCTACCGGCGGATAAGAAGTAATGGGTACTTTATTAAAGGTCACAGACCTGCATAAAACCTATCCCAACGGTGTTCATGCGCTTCGTGGGGTTTCCTTCGAGGTTCAGCAGGGCGAGTTTCTGGTGGTGATTGGTTTAAGCGGCTCGGGCAAATCAACCTTGATGCGTTGTTTGAATCGGCTGCAGGATCCCTCGCGTGGAGAAATCAATTTCGCCGGCAGTGATATCATGGCCCTGAAAAGTACAGAACAGATCCGTTCGTTGCGCCGGAAGATCGGTATGATCTTTCAACAATTCAATTTGATTCCAAGACAAAGCGTTTTAAAGAATGTGCTGATGGGAGTTCTGGGGGGCAAAAAAACTTTACCCAGTATTTTAGGATTGTTTTCGGAGGAGGAAACGGCCGAAGCACTCGGAAATCTGAAACTGGTGGGGATTGCGGAAAAGGCGCATCTGCGCGCAGACCA from Bdellovibrio sp. GT3 includes:
- a CDS encoding HAD family hydrolase — encoded protein: MIDQILVNIQTLVSQGKKCLVVFDLDSTLFDVSPRIEMILKDFAADPQNQKLFPDQVALFGQIKMAHTDWGFTNALQRAGLDGHHPAFQDAVMQYWKSHFFSNDYLKYDKPIDGAIEYVQTVLKMGADIAYLTGRDVHRMEPGTTAQLKQWNLPLNEQAILYVKPDKAMDDAEYKTDWFLADARQNYAKVYFFDNEPVILNLMGKKCPQVESIFFDSTHSGKAEPPPDLPRIMNFVLNQRNS
- a CDS encoding phosphate/phosphite/phosphonate ABC transporter substrate-binding protein; protein product: MNLFSTCTLLILSLAFTGCNFKKAALGTAENPIKFHLVPSVDAKVLADNSKLLKEYLEKSTPYKFQITVPQSFVAVVESFGTSRADVATINTYGYYMAHKSYGVEARLTVIRYGLGTYQSQLLAGSKSGIKTLKDFNGKKMAFVDPASTSGYLLPLKTLRDKKIEPKEVVFAMNHDAVVSMIYQGQVDGGATYYSPPQDGKIEDARRLVKLQYPDVEEKVKIIELSEPIPNDPIVFRKDMPEEMKEKIVDVLLQWVATPEGRKSLDLMLGATNLKKATDADYDSVREMLKQMLPADKK
- the phnC gene encoding phosphonate ABC transporter ATP-binding protein, whose protein sequence is MGTLLKVTDLHKTYPNGVHALRGVSFEVQQGEFLVVIGLSGSGKSTLMRCLNRLQDPSRGEINFAGSDIMALKSTEQIRSLRRKIGMIFQQFNLIPRQSVLKNVLMGVLGGKKTLPSILGLFSEEETAEALGNLKLVGIAEKAHLRADQLSGGQKQRVAIARALMQKPELLLADEPVASLDPATCHVVMDYLKKINQELGITVIANLHFLSLVRQYASRVIALKDGEIVFTGRPEEITREWFQKIYGEGAQDVTPDSL